The DNA region CTGCGCGGCTGCCACGCCTTCGGTGGCGGCTTTCAGGCGTTCGACCTTGTCCTCGATCGCGAATACCCGGGCCACCTCGTCGGCCGACATGTGCGCAGTCTAGATAGCTGGACAGCATCATGCGTCAAGTCCGCTAGACAGGTTTGATCTCAGGTGGCGTCCGGATCCACCGGCGGACGTTCGTTGCGCTCCAGCGGTTTCTGTTCCGCCGGCATCGAAATTGGGCCGGATCCGGTATTGGCGGAACCGTTTCCGCTGTTCGAGGAGGTGACCGGCTTGTCGAATTTGGTCAGGTCGGTGAAGCTGTTCAGGATCGAGTCGTCCCCGTCCAGCAGATGTTTCGTGACCATCGAACGCGGATTCATACTTCGCAGTTCGTTCAACTGCTCCAACGGTTTCCGGATCTCGTCGAATTCCGGACCGAGCTCATTGCGCAATTGCTGCGAGGCGCCGGTGGCGTAATCGCGCGCCTGTTTCAAGGCATGCGCGGTCCAGCGAACGGCACCGGGAAGTCGTTCCGGACCAAGAATGACAAGCGCGGCGACAAGCAGAATGAGCATCTCGCCCCAGCCGATATTGCTGAACACGAGTACAGGCTACCTTTGCCCGCTTACGGCGTTTTCGCCGCCGCGCCTGCGTTGAACCATTCCTACTTGTCCGATTCCAAAGTGACCGGGACGTCGACCTCGCGGCCGTCGCGGATCAGGCGCACCGTCACGGTCTGCCCGATCTCGTGCTGCTGCACCGCCACCGTGAGCTCCTCCGGCCCCGACACGTCGCGGTCGCCGACCTTCACGATCACGTCGCCCTCCACGATCCCGGCCTTCGCCGCCGGGCTACCGGGCTGTACATCGGCCACCGCCGCGCCGCTCATCACGTCATTGGCGACCAGCTTGGTCTTGGCGCTGAGGCCGATGTACGGGTGGTGCACCGAACCGTCGCGGATCAGCGCCTGCGAGATCCGCTTGACCTGATCCACCGGAATCGAGAAGCCCAGACCCACCGAACCGCCGCTCTCGGACTTGATGGCCGAGTTGATGCCGATCAGCCGGCCCTGCATGTCCACCAGCGCGCCACCGGAGTTGCCGTGGTTGATGGCGGCGTCGGTCTGCACGGCGTCGAGCGTGGCGTCGGTGTCGGTGCCCTCACCGCCCACCTTCACCGGCCGATGCAGCGCCGACACGATGCCCGAGGTGACCGTCTTCTCCAGGCCCAGCGGCGAACCCAGCGCCAGCACGTCGTCGCCGACCTGCACGTCGTTGGAGTTGCCGAGCTGAATCACCGACAGGTTCTTCACATCGACCTTGAGCACCGCCAGGTCCGACTTGGTGTCGCGCCCGACGATGCGGGTCGGCACCTTCGACCCGTCGGAGAACACCACGTCCAGCTTGGCCTTGCCCGACTTGTCGTTGGCGGCCAGCGAGATCACGTGATTGTTGGTGACGATGTAGCCCTGACCGTCGATCACCACACCCGAACCCGTGGAACCGGTGTCGCCCAGCCACGCCCGGACGGTGACCACCGCGGGCATCACGGCGTTGACGACCTTGGTGATCTGGTTGTGCGATTCCGGGGCCGCCGGCGCGGACTGCAACGCCACCTTGCGCGAGGTCAGCGCGGAGGCCGACGAGCCGGTGAACGCCCCGACGAACCCGCCGATCAAACCGATCACCGCCGCGATCGCGGCCAGCAGCGACAGCGCCCGCCACGACACCCGGCCACCGAAGAGCACCTCGCGCGCACCCAGCTTGGATCCGGGCGTGAGCGGCGGGACGGGGGCCGGCGCGACGGCCGGAGTGCCCAGGCGCGCGGCCGAATTCGGGTCCCGCCACGGATCGGCGGGCACGCTCGGCGCGGCACCCTCGGTCTTGGCCTCGGGATCGCGCTGCAGCAGGTCGGTCGAACCCTCCGGACGACCGAACGCCTCCGCCAGCACCGAATCCGGCGGCCGATTACGAATCTCGGATTCCCCCGGCGCGACCTGCGCGCCACCCGCGGTCCGGGCCGCGAACGAGCCGTTGAGCCCGTTCGGGCGGCGGAAAGCCCGCGCGGTGTGATTGTCCACGTGCGGCCGATACACCGGCCGCGGCCCCAGCACCGGTGCGTCCGACGGCCTCAGGTTCCCCCGATTGGCCGCCGAATCGGAGGTTGCGTCCCGCTCGGGCTCCGGCCCCGTGTTCTTCGATTCGGTGGTCACGCTATGGACTCTACTTGCGCCACCACGAGGTCCACCGTCTGCTGTCGAACGAATCTTGGCGCAGGCCGAAGGAACTCATGCCGCGAGCCAGCGGACCCCGATCCCGGTCCGCCGGATCCGGCGCCGGGTGATTGGCGCACTCCTGCAACAGGGCCCGCGGAATCCGGCTCAGCGTGTCGTGCAGGCTCAGCGGCGCGGAGATCTGATCGGAGGACTGGCGTAGCGCGATGCGCGCCTGCTGCTGCGTGTCCACCTCGGCCGCACATTCCCGGCACACGGAAATATGGTGGGCGGCACGCAGATACGCGTTCATCCGTAGTTCGCCGTCGACGTAGGCGGCGATGGCCTCACTGGCCAGATGCTCGGTGGGGGCGAAACGCGGGGGACGACGGTGCGGTCGGTCCTCGCCGTTCATACGCTGCACACCCTTCCGGACGATTCGAGTTGTTCGGGGCGACACCGGCCCGCGGGTCACCCGATCTTCTCGGCGGCGATGCGCCGCTCCACCCCATTATGCTCGAGTTGCTCGCGCAGTGCCTGACGTCCTCGGTGGATGCGGCTGCGCACGGTGCCCAGCTTCACGCCCAGCGTCGCGCCGATCTCCTCGTAGGACAGACCCTCGATGTCACAGAGCACGACCGCGGCGCGGAACTCCGGGGCCAGCGAGTCCAGCGCGGACTGCAGATCCGGATCCAGGTTGGCGTCGTGATAGGCCTGCTCGGGGCCAGGGCCCTCGGACGGCACCCGGTCGTAGTCCTCCGGCAGCGCTTCCATGCGGATGCGGTTGCGGCGGCGGACCATGTCCAGGAACAGGTTCGTGGTGATGCGGTGCAGCCAGCCCTCGAAGGTGCCGGGCTGATAGTTCTGCAGGGATCGGAAGACCCGGATGAAGGTTTCCTGGGTCAGATCCTCGGCGTCCTGCGGGTCACCGGTGAGGCGATAGGCCAGGCGGTACACGCGGTCGGCGTGCTCACGGACCAGTTCGTCCCAGGTCGGCATGACGGAACGGTCGCCGGTGGCGTCGAAGGCGGCGGTCCCGGACAGGGCGGCCTCGTCGTCGGCGGGGGACAGCAGCAACTCGGCGTCCAGCGGGGTGTCGCTGTCCGGCTGCGGCATGAGCTGCGGGTGCAGGGTGTTGGCGTTCTCACGCGCCGCGTCGACCATGTGGATGGGGTTACCTCCTACTCGGGACCGTGAGCCTCGATATCGGTGTCAACCGATCCGATCGATCGGGTGTTCCCGTTTCCCGAAGCCCGCGGTCGCTGGCCTGGCGTGAGCATTACTCTGGCCGGTCCTGATGAGGCATCCGTATGCAGAGGCTGAGGGACACCTGAGAAAAATCGCCACACCGGCCGGTCACCGCCACGCCTTACCGGTGTATCGCCATTAGCCTCTACTTCGTGAGCCTGACTCCCGCGGCACAGAACCTGCAGCGCAACCTCGCCTACGTGGAGGAATCCGTCGCCGAGGACGACATCCTCGTCGGCGCGCGCGAACGCGCCCTCGAACTCGGCGCGGCCCCCATCGCGCCGGCGGTCGGCGCGCTGCTCAGCATGTACGCCCAACTGCTCGGGGCGCGGGCCGTGGTCGAGGTGGGCACCGGGGCGGGGGTGAGCGGGCTGTGGCTGCTCGACGGCATGCGCGAGGACGGCACGCTGACCACCATCGACTCCGAGCCCGAGCATCAGCGCGCGGCCCGCGAGGCGTTCCGGTCGGCCGAGATCGCGCCCGCCCGCACCCGGCTGATCAACGGGCGCGCCCTGGACGTGCTGCCGCGGCTTGCGGACGGGGCCTACGACCTGGTGTTCATCGACGCCGCACCGCTCGAGCATCCGCAGTACGTGGTGCAGGCGGTGCGCCTGCTACGCGAGGGCGGGGCGATCCTGCTGCACAACGCGCTGCTCGGGGCCGTGTGCCCGACCCGGCCCAGCGTGACCCGCAGACCACGGCCGTACGCGCGGCCACCCGCGCGATCGCGGAGGACCCGGACCTGACCAGTGTGCTGATCCCGGTCGGCGACGGGCTGCTCTGCGCCTCACGCGGCTGAGAAACCAACGTCCGGTGTAATTTTCGATGTCCCGGTGGTGTTCCGCTCGTCGATAGTCCGCGCAGAGGCCATTGTGGTCAGGAAGTAGTCCGCGCGCGGAAAGTTGCCGATGGCGTAATGCCCGGTGCCTCGATTCCCTTGATCCCATCCCTTCGTGCCGAAAGGCCCTTGCTCGCGCGTTGAACAACCGTTTAATCTATTGAACATGCGTTCAACCGATGATCTGACCACCCGGGCCCGGATTCGCGACGCCGCGATCACCGTGTTCGGCGAACAAGGTTTCGGGGTCGGCGTGCGGGCCATCGCCACCGCGGCCGGGGTATCTCCCGGCCTGGTCATCCACCACTTCGGATCCAAGGACGGACTCCGCGAAGCTTGCGACGAGCATGTTCGCGACACCGTGCGGACCGCCAAGATGGAGTACATCGAGAACCCCTCACCCGGCGGACTCATGCGGCAACTCGCCGAGATCGAGGAATTCGCCCCCGGCATGGCCTACCTGATGCGCAGCTTCCAGGCCGGCGGGTCGCTGATGAAGACCTTCTTCGAGCACATGGTCGAGGACACCGAGCAATACCTGCGGGCCGGCATCGCGGGCGGCAGCATCAAACCGCTGCGCGACGTCGCCGCCACGGCGCGTTACGTCGCCACCAACAACGGCGGCGGCATGATGATGTTCCTGCAGCTCTACGCCACCGAGCACCCGGGACCCGTGGACTTCCGCAAGGCCCTGCGCGAGTACGCCGACCGCATGATGCTGCCCGCGCTCGAGCTCTACACCAACGGGCTACTCGCCGACTCCACGGCATTGGACACCCTGACCGCGCAGACCGCGCAATAACCCATCAACGTCGTTTTCCTGCAAGGAGATTCGATGAACCATCCGGCCAACCCGGTGATCGAAGTCCGGGATCTGCACAAGAACTTCGGGCAGGTGCGCGCCCTGGACGGCCTCGACCTCGAGGTCGCCGAAGGCGAAGTGCACGGCTTCCTCGGGCCGAACGGCTCCGGGAAGTCCACCACCATCCGGGTGCTGCTCGGCATCTTGTCCCGCACCTCGGGCGAGGCCCGGGTGCTCGGGCGCGACCCGTGGACCGACGCGGTGGCGCTGCACAGTGACATCGCCTACGTGCCAGGCGATGTCACGCTGTGGCCGTCGCTGTCCGGCGGCGAGACCATCGACCTGCTGGCCCGCATGCGCGGCGGCATCGACGCGGCCCGCCGCGCCGAGCTCATCGAGCGATACGAGCTGGATCCGACCAAGAAGGCGCGCACCTACTCCAAGGGCAATCGGCAGAAAGTGGCGCTGGTGTCGGCGTTCTCGTCGAACGCGCGACTGCTCCTGCTCGACGAGCCGACCTCCGGGCTGGACCCGCTCATGGAGCAGGTGTTCGGCGAATGCGTGGCCGAGGCGGTCGCGCGCGGCACCACCGTGCTGCTGTCCAGCCACATCCTGTCCGAGGTGGAGAAGCTGTGTCAGCGGGTGACCATCATCCGGGCGGGCAAGACCGTGGAGACCGGCACCCTGGCCGAGATGCGGCACCTGTCGCGGACCTCCATCACCGCCGAAATGATCGGCAGCCCCGGCGATCTCAGCCGGATCCCCGGCGTCGAGGACGTCAGTGTCGAAGGCCACACCCTGCACTGCCAGGTCGACAGCGAACACCTCGGCGAGCTCATCCGGGTGCTCGGCGACGCGGGCGTGCGCAGCCTGGTCAGCCAGCCGCCGACGCTGGAAGAACTGTTCCTGCGCCACTATTCGCTCGACGGCGGCGCACCCGCGGACGAACGCGAGAAGGTGGCGAAATGACCTCCGCGACCGCCGCCGCGCCACGCGTGCTCGAATCACCGTTGCGGGCAGCAGATTTCACCGGCACCGGACAACTGCTGCGGCTGTATCTGCGGCGCGACCGGATCGTGCTGCCGCTGTGGATACTGCTGCTGTCGCTACCGCTGGGCAGCGTGTACATCAAGAGCATCGAGAAGGTGTACAGCACACCGGATGATCTCGCGCATCTCGCGGCCAGCATCCTCGCCAGCCCCGCCCAGCTCGCCATGTACGGGCCCGTCTACAACGTCACCAGTCTGGGGGCCGTGGGCATCTGGAAGGCGGGGATGTTCCACACACTCATCGGCGTCGCCACCATCCTCACCGTCATCCGGCACACCCGCGCCGACGAGGAGACCGGCCGCACCGAATTGCTGGCCGCCACCCGGGTGGGCCGCTACGCCGGACTCACCGCCGTGCTGATCATGACCTACGGCGCGGCCCTGGCCACCGGGCTGCTCGGATTCGTCAGTCTCGCGGGCACTTCGGTGCCGAAGAGCGGATCGCTCGCGTTCGGGCTGGCGCTGGCCGGCAGCGGTGTCGTCTTCGCCTCGGTCGCGGCCGTCACCGCGCAGCTGTCGGTCAGCGCCCGGGTGGCGCGCGGGCTGGCCTTCGCGGTGCTGGGCCTCACCTACACGCTGCGGGCGATCGGCGACGCGCGCGCCGGGAACGGGCCCACCAGTCCGCTCACCTGGCTGTCGCCGCAGGGCTGGTCACTGCAGGTGCGGCCGTTCGCGGGCGACCACTTCGCGATCCTGCTGCTGCACCTGGCCACCACGGTGGTACTGACCGTCGTCGCGTATTACCTGCTGGCACACCGGGATATCGGCGCGGGCCTGATCGCCGAACGGCCGGGCGCGGCCACCGCCGGGGACACCCTGAACGGTCCCTTCGGATTGGCGTGGCGGTTGCAGCGCGGCACCCTGCTGGCCTGGACCGCCGGGCTCGGGCTGTACGGGCTGCTGATCGGCAGCGTGGTGCACGGCATCGGCGACGAACTGGGGACCAGTCAGGCGATCAAGGATCTGATCAGCCGGATGGGCGGCTCGGATTCGCTGGAGAAGGCCATGATCGGGTTCGCGTTCACCATGGTCGCGGTCGGCGCGGCCGCGTACGCGGTATCGGCGACACTGCGGCTGCACGCCGAGGAGAGCACCGCGCACACCGAGACCCTGCTGACCGCGGCCGTGTCGCGAACCCGCTGGGTGGCATCGCATCTGGTGTACGGGCTGTTCGGGCCGGTGCTGGCGTTGTCGGTGTCGGGTCTGCTGGCCGGACTGATCTATGGGCGTGCCGCCGGCGACGTCGGCGGCAAGCTGGGCCAGACCATGGCGGCCGCGCTGGTGCAGGTGCCCGCCGTGTGGACCTTCACGGCCGTCACCGTCGCGCTGTTCGGGCTGCTGCCGCGCTGGAGTGCCGTCGCCTGGGGCGTGCTCACCGCCGCCATCGCGGTGCTGCTGCTGGGCTCGCTGGCCGGTGCGCCGCAATGGTTCCGCGACCTGAACCCCTTCGAGCACCCGCCCAAGCTGCCCGGTGCGGCTTTCACCGCCACGCCGCTCGTCGTGCTGCTGCTGGTCGACGTGGCCTTGATCACGGTGGGGCTCATCGCATTCCGGCGCCGGGACCTG from Nocardia tengchongensis includes:
- a CDS encoding ABC transporter ATP-binding protein, with translation MNHPANPVIEVRDLHKNFGQVRALDGLDLEVAEGEVHGFLGPNGSGKSTTIRVLLGILSRTSGEARVLGRDPWTDAVALHSDIAYVPGDVTLWPSLSGGETIDLLARMRGGIDAARRAELIERYELDPTKKARTYSKGNRQKVALVSAFSSNARLLLLDEPTSGLDPLMEQVFGECVAEAVARGTTVLLSSHILSEVEKLCQRVTIIRAGKTVETGTLAEMRHLSRTSITAEMIGSPGDLSRIPGVEDVSVEGHTLHCQVDSEHLGELIRVLGDAGVRSLVSQPPTLEELFLRHYSLDGGAPADEREKVAK
- the sigE gene encoding RNA polymerase sigma factor SigE — translated: MVDAARENANTLHPQLMPQPDSDTPLDAELLLSPADDEAALSGTAAFDATGDRSVMPTWDELVREHADRVYRLAYRLTGDPQDAEDLTQETFIRVFRSLQNYQPGTFEGWLHRITTNLFLDMVRRRNRIRMEALPEDYDRVPSEGPGPEQAYHDANLDPDLQSALDSLAPEFRAAVVLCDIEGLSYEEIGATLGVKLGTVRSRIHRGRQALREQLEHNGVERRIAAEKIG
- the tatB gene encoding Sec-independent protein translocase protein TatB; translated protein: MFSNIGWGEMLILLVAALVILGPERLPGAVRWTAHALKQARDYATGASQQLRNELGPEFDEIRKPLEQLNELRSMNPRSMVTKHLLDGDDSILNSFTDLTKFDKPVTSSNSGNGSANTGSGPISMPAEQKPLERNERPPVDPDAT
- a CDS encoding S1C family serine protease, whose translation is MTTESKNTGPEPERDATSDSAANRGNLRPSDAPVLGPRPVYRPHVDNHTARAFRRPNGLNGSFAARTAGGAQVAPGESEIRNRPPDSVLAEAFGRPEGSTDLLQRDPEAKTEGAAPSVPADPWRDPNSAARLGTPAVAPAPVPPLTPGSKLGAREVLFGGRVSWRALSLLAAIAAVIGLIGGFVGAFTGSSASALTSRKVALQSAPAAPESHNQITKVVNAVMPAVVTVRAWLGDTGSTGSGVVIDGQGYIVTNNHVISLAANDKSGKAKLDVVFSDGSKVPTRIVGRDTKSDLAVLKVDVKNLSVIQLGNSNDVQVGDDVLALGSPLGLEKTVTSGIVSALHRPVKVGGEGTDTDATLDAVQTDAAINHGNSGGALVDMQGRLIGINSAIKSESGGSVGLGFSIPVDQVKRISQALIRDGSVHHPYIGLSAKTKLVANDVMSGAAVADVQPGSPAAKAGIVEGDVIVKVGDRDVSGPEELTVAVQQHEIGQTVTVRLIRDGREVDVPVTLESDK
- a CDS encoding ABC transporter permease; the encoded protein is MTSATAAAPRVLESPLRAADFTGTGQLLRLYLRRDRIVLPLWILLLSLPLGSVYIKSIEKVYSTPDDLAHLAASILASPAQLAMYGPVYNVTSLGAVGIWKAGMFHTLIGVATILTVIRHTRADEETGRTELLAATRVGRYAGLTAVLIMTYGAALATGLLGFVSLAGTSVPKSGSLAFGLALAGSGVVFASVAAVTAQLSVSARVARGLAFAVLGLTYTLRAIGDARAGNGPTSPLTWLSPQGWSLQVRPFAGDHFAILLLHLATTVVLTVVAYYLLAHRDIGAGLIAERPGAATAGDTLNGPFGLAWRLQRGTLLAWTAGLGLYGLLIGSVVHGIGDELGTSQAIKDLISRMGGSDSLEKAMIGFAFTMVAVGAAAYAVSATLRLHAEESTAHTETLLTAAVSRTRWVASHLVYGLFGPVLALSVSGLLAGLIYGRAAGDVGGKLGQTMAAALVQVPAVWTFTAVTVALFGLLPRWSAVAWGVLTAAIAVLLLGSLAGAPQWFRDLNPFEHPPKLPGAAFTATPLVVLLLVDVALITVGLIAFRRRDLRSA
- a CDS encoding TetR/AcrR family transcriptional regulator, producing the protein MRSTDDLTTRARIRDAAITVFGEQGFGVGVRAIATAAGVSPGLVIHHFGSKDGLREACDEHVRDTVRTAKMEYIENPSPGGLMRQLAEIEEFAPGMAYLMRSFQAGGSLMKTFFEHMVEDTEQYLRAGIAGGSIKPLRDVAATARYVATNNGGGMMMFLQLYATEHPGPVDFRKALREYADRMMLPALELYTNGLLADSTALDTLTAQTAQ